ACCTGGCCTTGGAGCCGGTGGCCGAGGCCCTTGGCCGGCGCCTCGGGCCGGAGCGGGCCGCCCAGGCGGAGCGTCGGCTCGGCCGCCTGGGGCGGGGAGGCGCGCCGTGACCCGGCCGCCGGACCCCCGGGAGCTGGCCCGGGCGTTCCCCGACCTGGGGCGGGTCGAGTCGGTGGTGCCCCTGGCCGGGGACGGGTCGAGCCGGAGGTTCTTTCGGATCCGCATGGGGCAGGGGAGCCGCGTGCTTCTGGTGGGGCCGGACCCGCGGGAGAACGCCGCCTATGTGCGGATCGGCCGGCACCTGGGGGCGCGGAGGGTGCGGGTGCCGAAGGTGCTCGGGTTCGACCCAGGCCGGGGGTGGATCCTGGTGGAGGACCTGGGCGACCGAAACCTGTTCGGGGCGCTGCGCGAGCCGGGCGCCGACCGGCTGAGGCTGTACGGGCCCGTGCTCGACCTGCTGGTGCGGATGCAGGTGGCCGGCTCGGAGGGGTTCCGGCTCGAGATCGGGTTCGCGGCCCGGCCCTACGGCGCCCGGACCATGGTGGAGGACGAGGGACTCTACTTCGCCCGGGAGTTCCTGGAGGGGGTGCTGGGCCTTCGCCCCCCGGCCGGGTTCGGGGCGGAGCTGGAGGCCCTGGCCAGCCGGGTGCCCCGGGAGGGTGGGCGGTTCTTCCTCCACCGGGACTTCCAAAGCCGCAACATCCACCTCGTGGCCGATGGCCCGGCCGTGATCGACTTCCAGGGCGCGAGGCCCGGGCCGTTGGCGTACGACGTGGCCGCGTTGCTCCTGGATCCTTACGCCAACAACCCCGTGAACGTGCGGGAGGCGTTGATGGCCGGGTACCTGCGCCGCCTTCGGGACGCGGGGGCCGAGCAGGCCTGGGACCCCGAGGCCTGGGCGGCCGTGGGCACGTTCCGGCTGCTCCAGGCCCTGGGGGCGTTCGCCAAGCTGGGGTGGCGCATGAAAAAGCCGGGGTTCCGGGAGCACGTGCCCGCCGCCCTGGGGCTCCTGTCGGAGCACCTGGCCCGGGTGGACGGCGTCGCCGCCCTGCGCGAGACGGTGGAGCGGGCCCGGCAGGCTTGGGCGCTCCGTTCGCGCTGAGCCCGGCCTACAGCCCCATCCCCCCCACCCGGTACTCCAGGGCCAGCCGCCGCTGGAGCTTCTTGGCCTGCCGCAGCGACTCCAGCAGGAACCGCCGGTCCAGGTTGTTGAGCCGGTCGGGATCGATCCGGTTGTCGGGCTCCCGGCCGGCCCGCTCCTGCTCGTACTGGTGGCGGAGCCGGAGCATCTGCACGAAGAAGTGGGCGTGGATCCACGCCTCCACGTCGGGCCGGGCGAGCCGGCGGGGGCCGGCCGCGAACCGAAGGCGCTCGGCCGTGTTGCTGGTGGGCGCGCCGTGGGCCAGGCCGAGCACCCGGGCCGCGTCCACGAACAGGGCCACCCCCTGGGTCTTCAGATCCAGGGTGCCCCGATGCGGGCCCCGGCTCTCCACCACGAAGTCGCGGAAGAACCCGATGGGCGGGGTGCGGCCCAGGGCGTTGGCGGCGAGCAGGTGGAGGAACATCTCCCGCTTGGGCGCCTCGGCAGCGAGCCAGGCCCGGAGCTCCTGGCCCAGGGCCAGGTGGCCGAACAGGGGGCGCAGGTCGAAGAAGATCGTGGCGTTGAGCAGGGCCTCGGGCGACGGGGTGTCCATCCAGCGGTGGAACCGGTCCTTCCACTCGGCCAGGCTCAGGCACCAGGCCGGGTTCGAGGCCATGACCTGGCCCTTGCACAGGGGAAACCCGCACTCGGCCAGGGCCTCGTTGGCCCGGCGGGCCAGGGGGAGCAGGCGCTCCCGCACGGCCTCGTCGGGCTCGTCCGGGGCCGCGAACACGATCCCGTTGTCCTGATCGGTGCTCAGGGTCTGCTCCATGCGGCCCTCGCTTCCCAGGGCGATCCAGCACAGGCGCACTTTCCCCAAGTCGGCCGGAGCGAACACCAGCTCCAGCACCCGGGTGGTGATCTGGTCGTTGAGGGTGGAGATCAGCCGGGTGAGCTGCTCGGCCGCCACCCCCTGGCCCAGGAGCCGGTGGGCCAGCGCCTTCACCTCCGGAGCCAGGCGGGCCAGCTCGTCCACACCGGCCGCCCTGCGGATCCGGTTTCGCAGATCGGTCAGCCGGAGCCCCTGGCGGCGGAACAGCTCCTCCTCGGACACCAGGCCCACCACCCTCCCGCCGTCCACCACCGGGATGTGGTGGAACCCGTTGCGGGCCATCACCAGGGCGGCCTCGAACCCGTCGGCCTCGGGCCCCAGGGTGACCGGGTCC
This is a stretch of genomic DNA from Deferrisoma camini S3R1. It encodes these proteins:
- a CDS encoding aminoglycoside phosphotransferase family protein, with the protein product MTRPPDPRELARAFPDLGRVESVVPLAGDGSSRRFFRIRMGQGSRVLLVGPDPRENAAYVRIGRHLGARRVRVPKVLGFDPGRGWILVEDLGDRNLFGALREPGADRLRLYGPVLDLLVRMQVAGSEGFRLEIGFAARPYGARTMVEDEGLYFAREFLEGVLGLRPPAGFGAELEALASRVPREGGRFFLHRDFQSRNIHLVADGPAVIDFQGARPGPLAYDVAALLLDPYANNPVNVREALMAGYLRRLRDAGAEQAWDPEAWAAVGTFRLLQALGAFAKLGWRMKKPGFREHVPAALGLLSEHLARVDGVAALRETVERARQAWALRSR
- a CDS encoding DUF294 nucleotidyltransferase-like domain-containing protein, which translates into the protein MSASRPDAPMPEALVARLRRQEPFAGLSESDLQWIAGRLREVCYRKGSLILGPDDVPQRLRFIQEGTVAVEVDGRVVAELVEGECFPVEALEGHRPSGAAWRARTDVWCLEIPVEEFSALKERNPEFEAFCRCRLESFLGASGSEAGVPEPDAHLGLGSPVGELMRPDPPTCPPDAPIRHALTAMDRRDSSVVIVADPNGGPRGLFTLRDVLRRVALPQRDVSRPVSEVMTPDPVTLGPEADGFEAALVMARNGFHHIPVVDGGRVVGLVSEEELFRRQGLRLTDLRNRIRRAAGVDELARLAPEVKALAHRLLGQGVAAEQLTRLISTLNDQITTRVLELVFAPADLGKVRLCWIALGSEGRMEQTLSTDQDNGIVFAAPDEPDEAVRERLLPLARRANEALAECGFPLCKGQVMASNPAWCLSLAEWKDRFHRWMDTPSPEALLNATIFFDLRPLFGHLALGQELRAWLAAEAPKREMFLHLLAANALGRTPPIGFFRDFVVESRGPHRGTLDLKTQGVALFVDAARVLGLAHGAPTSNTAERLRFAAGPRRLARPDVEAWIHAHFFVQMLRLRHQYEQERAGREPDNRIDPDRLNNLDRRFLLESLRQAKKLQRRLALEYRVGGMGL